A single window of Rubripirellula lacrimiformis DNA harbors:
- the fliG gene encoding flagellar motor switch protein FliG — protein sequence MTLQNSPGLDEEGLRKASILLMSMPSSLAATVLSKLSPRYIEAIGLTIAKTESVGGEDQELVLAEFLNSKVSLLSAGLGGLERAGELLVEAFGHDAQDLVDALQQAIESPQFGFLRNVDAQTVLQNVRNEHPQAIAFLLCHVSGPCAAEVITGLDPDQRLDVVSRLAAMEKASPGAVKELNDGLELQISGLGGQHIQVGGVEVVANILKASEPSNESRLLEAVGQEDPELRDEIRRLMFVFDDISKLVDCDIQTLLKQVATSDWAMSLKGADTQLKEKIMLNMSSGAAANLQEEIEYLGSVRLKEVELARQKIINIARQLDDAGQISRRTCEGEEELFT from the coding sequence GTGACGTTGCAGAACAGTCCGGGGCTTGACGAAGAGGGGCTGCGCAAGGCGTCCATCCTGTTGATGAGTATGCCTAGCAGTTTAGCTGCTACGGTATTGAGCAAGCTATCTCCCCGATACATCGAAGCGATTGGCCTGACGATCGCTAAGACTGAGTCAGTCGGCGGCGAAGACCAAGAATTGGTCCTCGCGGAGTTCTTGAACAGCAAGGTGAGCTTGCTGAGCGCCGGTCTCGGAGGACTTGAGCGAGCGGGGGAGCTCCTGGTAGAGGCGTTTGGGCACGATGCCCAGGATCTCGTCGATGCATTGCAGCAGGCAATCGAGTCGCCCCAGTTCGGTTTTCTTCGGAATGTCGACGCCCAAACCGTGCTGCAAAACGTTCGAAACGAACATCCGCAAGCGATAGCGTTTCTGCTGTGTCACGTGTCTGGCCCTTGTGCGGCTGAGGTGATCACGGGCTTGGATCCAGATCAACGATTGGACGTCGTTTCTCGCCTCGCCGCTATGGAGAAGGCTAGCCCAGGAGCGGTCAAGGAACTGAATGACGGCCTAGAGTTGCAGATTAGCGGCTTGGGTGGCCAGCATATTCAGGTGGGCGGGGTCGAGGTGGTCGCCAATATTCTAAAGGCCTCCGAGCCGTCGAATGAATCAAGGCTATTGGAGGCCGTTGGCCAAGAAGATCCCGAGCTGCGTGACGAAATCCGACGACTGATGTTTGTGTTCGACGATATCTCAAAGCTCGTCGATTGTGACATTCAAACACTTCTCAAGCAGGTTGCCACGTCTGATTGGGCGATGTCGCTCAAGGGGGCTGACACGCAACTGAAAGAGAAGATCATGCTCAATATGAGTTCTGGAGCCGCGGCGAATCTGCAGGAGGAAATAGAGTACCTTGGGAGCGTCCGGCTCAAGGAAGTAGAGCTAGCACGGCAGAAAATCATAAATATTGCTCGCCAACTCGATGATGCTGGCCAGATCTCCCGTCGAACCTGTGAGGGAGAGGAAGAGTTATTTACCTAG
- a CDS encoding response regulator, whose amino-acid sequence MGPKVLLVDDSGVMRKIIMRALNAINVSDIIEAADGELALAAFNAGAFDLVLTDWNMPNMSGLDLLKAIRATGSKVPVILITTESEKERVLEAIQAGANNYLVKPFDQDQLLDKLQRYIAVGA is encoded by the coding sequence ATGGGACCGAAAGTACTACTGGTAGACGATTCAGGTGTGATGCGAAAGATTATCATGCGAGCACTAAATGCGATTAACGTTTCCGACATTATTGAGGCAGCGGATGGCGAACTGGCACTTGCCGCCTTCAACGCAGGAGCCTTTGATCTTGTCTTAACGGATTGGAACATGCCCAACATGAGTGGACTAGATTTACTGAAGGCTATTCGCGCCACGGGTTCAAAGGTTCCCGTGATCCTGATTACGACTGAATCGGAGAAGGAACGCGTGCTGGAAGCGATCCAAGCTGGCGCGAATAACTACCTTGTCAAGCCGTTCGATCAAGATCAGTTGCTCGATAAGCTGCAACGATATATTGCTGTTGGAGCTTAG
- a CDS encoding response regulator yields MQNKLLFVDDDPILLGVLSGIASRGLGPDFEINSCEGGETAIEAANSLGPFSVVVVDMQMPKMNGIETIGHLREKMPKAVFVMLTGNKDQETAIQAINAGQLFRFLSKPCKAEELTSTILAAQTQYNKLTSRNELLSKTLAGTLDLMTDLIEMPSGRNIDTTRMLEAIKDLARRMSVELDWEEEIAARVFLVGIATLSPREAEIFDSQEPTTVEHRELFAKICRTSAGLLRKMPRFDWIVELLHAVPSAERFHRSGERIDVSAVLLRVVFYWNFLTMKGLCVEAVSATIRKILPEVNDLLIDAMECLHDNRDALCLTRVSAADLRPGMIPHEDITGQNGSICIAGGRRLTQSTIENMSERPGLMKKEYLIVSNSILGPQYAG; encoded by the coding sequence ATGCAAAACAAACTGTTATTTGTTGACGACGATCCGATCCTCCTTGGTGTTCTTTCGGGTATCGCGAGCAGAGGCCTGGGCCCTGACTTTGAAATAAACTCGTGTGAAGGCGGCGAAACTGCGATTGAGGCAGCGAACTCGCTGGGACCGTTCTCTGTTGTCGTTGTTGACATGCAAATGCCGAAGATGAATGGCATTGAAACGATCGGGCACCTTCGCGAAAAAATGCCGAAAGCCGTCTTTGTGATGCTGACTGGCAACAAGGACCAAGAGACTGCAATCCAAGCGATTAACGCTGGGCAACTCTTCAGGTTTTTGTCCAAGCCGTGCAAGGCGGAAGAACTGACATCGACGATCCTAGCCGCCCAGACGCAGTACAATAAGCTGACCTCCAGAAATGAACTGCTCAGCAAGACATTGGCAGGCACCTTGGACCTGATGACCGATCTGATTGAGATGCCTAGCGGGCGGAACATTGACACTACTCGCATGCTAGAAGCAATCAAAGATCTTGCGAGAAGAATGTCGGTCGAACTGGACTGGGAGGAAGAAATCGCTGCACGTGTGTTCCTAGTGGGGATTGCGACCCTAAGCCCACGTGAGGCCGAAATTTTCGATTCTCAAGAGCCAACCACGGTCGAACACAGAGAACTTTTCGCGAAAATCTGCAGGACTTCCGCTGGTCTCCTACGAAAGATGCCAAGGTTTGATTGGATAGTGGAACTGCTGCATGCGGTTCCTTCGGCAGAGAGGTTCCATCGATCAGGTGAACGGATCGACGTGTCTGCAGTCTTGCTGCGTGTCGTCTTCTACTGGAATTTCTTGACGATGAAAGGCCTGTGCGTAGAGGCAGTGTCTGCAACTATACGAAAAATACTTCCGGAGGTGAATGACTTACTGATTGACGCGATGGAATGCCTTCATGACAACCGCGACGCACTTTGCCTAACAAGGGTATCCGCTGCCGACCTGAGGCCAGGGATGATACCGCACGAAGACATTACTGGACAAAACGGATCCATTTGCATTGCCGGCGGACGTCGGTTGACACAATCGACGATCGAAAACATGTCCGAGAGGCCTGGGCTAATGAAAAAAGAATATCTGATCGTTTCAAACTCAATCCTGGGTCCGCAATACGCGGGTTAA
- a CDS encoding IS3 family transposase, whose translation MVDYTKYWHERTEIGIGQLLRWIELPTSKYHNWKRRYGKVNAHNGKVPREWWLEDWEKQAIVDFHDKNPLEGYRRLTFMMLDEDVVAVAPSTVYRVLKAAGRLDRKSNKASQKGNGFKHPLKAHAHWHVDISYINAGGTFFYLITILDGYSRYIVHHELRESMTELDVEIVCQAALEKHPGVKPRIISDNGPQFVAGDFKSFVRHSGMTHVKTSPYYPQSNGKLERWHKSLKVESIRPNCPRNAAEAIKLISEYVHHYNEVRLHSAIGYVTPADFLAGLAPEIHSERDRKLEEARMRRRSTSRSSDSELAVAG comes from the coding sequence ATCGTCGACTACACCAAGTACTGGCACGAACGAACTGAGATCGGAATCGGTCAGCTCTTGCGATGGATCGAGCTGCCCACCAGCAAGTATCACAACTGGAAGCGACGTTACGGCAAGGTGAATGCCCACAACGGCAAAGTTCCCAGGGAATGGTGGCTGGAAGACTGGGAGAAGCAGGCGATCGTCGATTTTCACGACAAAAACCCGCTCGAAGGTTACCGAAGGCTGACGTTCATGATGCTCGATGAAGACGTGGTGGCGGTCGCTCCGTCGACGGTCTACCGCGTGCTCAAGGCCGCAGGCCGACTGGATCGAAAAAGCAACAAGGCATCGCAAAAAGGAAACGGATTCAAGCATCCGCTGAAAGCCCATGCGCACTGGCATGTCGACATTTCCTACATCAATGCTGGCGGGACGTTCTTCTACTTGATCACGATTCTCGATGGCTACAGCCGGTACATCGTGCATCATGAACTACGCGAGTCGATGACCGAACTGGACGTGGAAATCGTCTGCCAAGCGGCTTTGGAAAAACACCCCGGCGTGAAGCCTCGGATCATCAGCGACAACGGTCCTCAATTCGTCGCCGGTGACTTCAAGTCGTTCGTCCGTCACAGCGGGATGACGCATGTAAAAACCAGTCCGTACTATCCACAGAGCAACGGCAAGCTCGAGCGGTGGCACAAGTCGCTCAAGGTTGAAAGCATTCGTCCGAACTGTCCACGAAATGCCGCCGAAGCGATCAAGCTGATCTCGGAGTATGTCCATCACTACAACGAGGTCAGGCTTCACAGCGCGATCGGCTACGTTACGCCGGCTGACTTCCTGGCCGGATTGGCACCGGAAATTCACTCCGAACGAGACCGTAAACTCGAAGAAGCTCGGATGCGTCGGCGTTCGACGTCGCGCAGTAGTGACAGCGAACTTGCAGTTGCCGGATGA
- a CDS encoding HD-GYP domain-containing protein codes for MSDYIPIFISTLEPNTIPGVDLFQREADGDRFVLYCADDHPIDEGGLARLRARGTKHLYVASGSRDLFQQYLRSLIEAPSRPGEVSVAARAGALSEVVRDVLDASFSAGDLGNTVAEASRWGALTAGIICSNSSAAAELFRVLHHDYATFTHSANVAFYAAMLAAKLGFSQHDIEQITTGGLLHDLGKLSIDDKILSKPGRLTEGEFRTVKMHPTWGLRQLGCRKDLSFGQLMMVYQHHERVDGEGYPVGILDDEIHDWAKICAVVDVFEAMTSFRPYRGPMPKQLALEIMEKDRSKAFDSEVLECWAKLTREICKF; via the coding sequence ATGTCAGATTACATCCCGATATTCATTTCGACGTTAGAACCAAATACAATTCCGGGCGTTGATCTTTTTCAACGCGAGGCAGACGGAGATCGCTTTGTCTTATACTGCGCTGACGACCACCCAATCGACGAAGGCGGTCTGGCAAGACTTCGAGCGAGAGGCACCAAGCATCTCTATGTTGCCAGCGGCTCAAGGGACTTGTTTCAGCAATATTTGCGAAGCTTGATCGAAGCCCCATCGCGACCAGGGGAGGTGAGCGTCGCCGCGCGTGCTGGTGCTTTAAGCGAAGTGGTTCGCGACGTGCTTGACGCTTCTTTTAGCGCTGGCGACTTAGGAAACACTGTCGCCGAAGCGTCGCGATGGGGCGCGTTGACTGCTGGAATAATATGCAGCAATTCGTCAGCTGCTGCTGAGCTATTCCGCGTACTTCACCATGACTATGCGACCTTTACTCACTCAGCAAATGTCGCGTTCTATGCCGCTATGCTGGCGGCCAAACTCGGTTTTTCGCAACACGATATTGAGCAGATCACCACGGGCGGACTGTTGCATGACCTGGGAAAGCTCTCCATCGACGACAAAATTCTTTCCAAGCCAGGTCGCTTAACGGAAGGAGAATTCCGGACTGTGAAAATGCACCCGACCTGGGGGTTGAGGCAGCTAGGCTGCCGGAAAGACCTGTCTTTTGGGCAGCTGATGATGGTCTACCAGCATCACGAGCGTGTGGACGGAGAGGGCTACCCGGTGGGCATTCTTGATGATGAAATCCATGACTGGGCAAAAATCTGCGCGGTTGTCGATGTATTTGAGGCGATGACAAGCTTTCGGCCCTACCGTGGCCCGATGCCGAAACAGCTTGCTTTAGAAATCATGGAAAAAGACCGCAGCAAGGCTTTCGATTCGGAGGTACTAGAATGTTGGGCGAAGCTTACTCGCGAGATTTGCAAGTTTTGA
- a CDS encoding transposase, whose amino-acid sequence MTRKRRSFSAAEKAAAVRKHLVDKVPVSQIADQMQVQPTLIHNWVNAVMSQAERAFETPRSTKAGKVKTDRTVIELREKLIAKNEVISELMEENIRSKKDNGEL is encoded by the coding sequence ATGACACGAAAACGACGCTCTTTCTCGGCTGCTGAAAAGGCTGCCGCCGTCCGCAAGCACCTTGTCGACAAAGTTCCTGTTTCCCAGATCGCCGACCAGATGCAGGTTCAACCGACGTTGATCCACAACTGGGTCAATGCCGTCATGAGCCAAGCTGAACGGGCTTTTGAAACGCCCCGCTCGACCAAGGCCGGCAAGGTGAAAACCGATCGCACGGTCATCGAACTGCGTGAGAAACTCATCGCTAAGAACGAGGTGATTTCCGAGTTGATGGAGGAGAACATCCGCTCAAAAAAAGACAATGGGGAACTCTGA
- a CDS encoding DUF1016 N-terminal domain-containing protein gives MSELTNDKEYRDWIVSIKSRVQASQIKAAVAVNYAMLGLYWYLGEQIIERQETAKWGDGFLQQMSKDLSSEFPEIKGFSYRNLRSIRQWVSFWNQPDSIGKQAVSKSDPNWKQVVAKLAPDAKQLVSQIPWGHNILLLQKLDRPADALFYVQKTIENNWSRAVLTY, from the coding sequence ATGAGCGAGCTAACCAACGACAAGGAGTACCGCGACTGGATCGTTTCGATCAAAAGCCGGGTCCAGGCATCCCAAATCAAAGCAGCCGTTGCGGTCAATTACGCGATGCTGGGACTTTATTGGTATCTGGGCGAGCAGATCATCGAGAGGCAGGAAACGGCCAAGTGGGGCGACGGTTTTTTGCAGCAAATGAGCAAGGATCTTTCCTCCGAATTCCCTGAAATCAAGGGGTTTTCCTATCGAAATCTGCGATCGATTCGGCAGTGGGTCAGCTTCTGGAATCAGCCCGATTCAATTGGGAAACAAGCTGTTTCCAAAAGTGATCCAAATTGGAAACAAGTTGTGGCCAAATTGGCCCCGGATGCGAAACAACTTGTTTCGCAGATCCCCTGGGGACACAACATCTTGCTTCTTCAGAAGCTAGACCGCCCCGCCGATGCCCTGTTCTACGTCCAAAAGACGATCGAAAACAACTGGTCGCGAGCCGTCCTGACATACTAG